The following coding sequences lie in one Cucurbita pepo subsp. pepo cultivar mu-cu-16 chromosome LG13, ASM280686v2, whole genome shotgun sequence genomic window:
- the LOC111808285 gene encoding rop guanine nucleotide exchange factor 5-like, which translates to MEKARKFGSNGAGTESFTESSAVSGESSSSRSSSDSSADDLKAVECSSPPQLGWPIRKAQPSKTSNSKEQNPNSNGSKLNRTVPKVSEMEMMKERFAKLLLGEDMSGSGKGVSTALAISNSITNLCATIFGQLWRLEPLPTQKKSMWRREMEWLLCVSGHIVELIPSFQTFPDGTKLEVMTTRPRSDIFINLPALRKLDNMLLEILESFTDTEFWYVDQGIVSSDGDGSSSFRKIVQRQQEKWWLPVPRVPVGGLGEDSRKQLHHTRDCTSQILKAVTAINNIALNDMEVPESYLETLPKNGRACLGDVIYRYITSEHFSSEYLLDCLDLSSDHVALDVANRVEAAIYVWRRRAHSKPQLNPTRSSARSSWEMVKDLMIDGDKREFLAERAEGFLHSLKQRFPTLTQTTLDTSKIQFNKDVGKSILESYSRVLESIAYNIIARIDDLLYVDDLTNHSGRLTSVATVNVVGHKKAAYSVHFSSTPYKLTSTTPSFSPAPMVSPAKTERPPFLNNNNNSKPPRRGFGVKRALTNYLGVETKAKTSSNSIEGPASIQNIVVNESSEQRKSSSADQNVVTCSKLLADTTK; encoded by the exons atggaaaaagctCGAAAATTTGGTTCTAATGGAGCTGGAACAGAGTCGTTCACCGAGTCCAGTGCTGTATCTGGGGAGAGCAGCTCAAGCAGGTCCAGCTCCGACAGTTCCGCCGACGACTTGAAGGCTGTCGAGTGTTCTTCACCGCCCCAACTCGGCTGGCCGATTCGCAAGGCTCAGCCTTCCAAAACTTCCAACTCCAAAGAACAAAACCCCAATTCCAATGGTTCGAAGCTGAACAGAACGGTCCCTAAAGTTTCGG AGATGGAGATGATGAAGGAGAGGTTTGCAAAACTGTTGCTTGGAGAAGACATGTCAGGTTCTGGAAAAGGGGTTTCCACTGCTTTGGCCATCTCAAATTCCATTACCAATCTCTGTG CCACCATTTTTGGGCAACTTTGGAGACTTGAACCCTTGCCAACTCAGAAGAAATCAATGTGGAGAAGAGAAATGGAGTGGCTTCTCTGTGTCAGTGGCCACATAGTTGAATTAATCCCCTCTTTCCAAACATTCCCTGATGGAACCAAGCTCGAG GTTATGACTACCAGGCCAAGATCTGATATCTTCATCAACCTTCCAGCTCTCAGAAAATTGGACAATATGCTGCTT GAAATTCTAGAGAGTTTTACAGACACCGAGTTTTGGTATGTCGATCAAGGCATCGTATCATCCGATGGCGATGGATCGTCTTCATTTCGGAAGATAGTTCAGAGGCAGCAGGAGAAGTGGTGGCTTCCAGTGCCCCGAGTCCCGGTGGGCGGTCTCGGTGAAGATTCAAGGAAGCAATTGCATCATACTAGAGATTGTACTAGCCAGATATTGAAAGCTGTAACGGCCATTAACAACATTGCCTTGAATGACATGGAGGTTCCTGAATCTTACTTGGAGACTCTTCCCAAG AATGGGAGAGCCTGTCTAGGAGATGTTATATATCGGTATATTACATCGGAGCATTTTTCATCCGAGTACTTGCTTGACTGCCTCGACTTATCCTCGGATCATGTCGCTCTTGATGTTGCCAACCGTGTCGAGGCTGCTATCTACGTTTGGCGACGTCGAGCTCATTCGAAAccccaactcaatccaactcgTTCTTCGGCAAGATCATCTTGGGAGATGGTGAAGGACCTAATGATTGATGGTGACAAAAGAGAGTTTTTAGCAGAAAGAGCTGAGGGGTTCTTGCATTCTTTGAAGCAGCGGTTTCCTACTCTAACACAAACTACTTTAGACACTAGCAAGATCCAATTCAACAAG GATGTTGGAAAGTCCATTCTTGAAAGCTACTCAAGGGTTCTAGAGAGTATAGCATACAACATCATTGCTCGAATCGACGATTTGCTTTACGTCGACGACTTAACTAACCATTCGGGTAGGCTGACATCGGTCGCCACGGTTAACGTAGTCGGTCACAAGAAGGCTGCTTACTCGGTGCATTTCTCAAGCACTCCATACAAACTCACATCCACTACTCCAAGCTTTTCGCCAGCTCCAATGGTTAGTCCTGCCAAGACTGAGAGACCGCCATttctcaacaacaacaataacagCAAGCCTCCTCGGCGTGGCTTCGGAGTAAAAAGAGCCTTGACGAACTATCTCGGTGTCGAGACGAAAGCGAAAACTTCCTCAAATTCAATTGAAGGGCCTGCTTCAATTCAGAATATTGTTGTTAATGAAAGTTCAGAACAGAGAAAGAGCTCCTCTGCAGATCAAAATGTTGTAACCTGCAGCAAATTACTCGCTGACACGACCAAATAG
- the LOC111808207 gene encoding ras-related protein Rab2BV-like, producing MAYKVDHEYDYLFKIVLIGDSGVGKSNILSRFTRNEFCLESKSTIGVEFATRTLQVEGKTVKAQIWDTAGQERYRAITSAYYRGAVGALLVYDITKRQTFDNVQRWLRELRDHADSNIVIMMAGNKADLNHLRAVSAEDAQVLAEKEGLSFLETSALEALNVEKAFQTILLDIYHIISKKALAAQEAASTPGLPHGTTINVANISGNYNKRSCCSN from the exons ATGGCTTACAAGGTGGATCACGAATACGATTATCTCTTCAAGATTGTGTTGATCGGTGATTCTGGCGTTGGAAAGTCCAATATTCTCTCCAGGTTTACGCGGAACGAGTTCTGTTTGGAATCCAAGTCAACAATCGGAGTTGAATTCGCTACGCGGACTTTGCAG GTAGAGGGGAAGACAGTGAAGGCCCAAATATGGGACACAGCAGGGCAAGAGAGATACCGAGCCATTACGAGTGCTTATTACAGAGGAGCAGTGGGTGCACTTTTGGTATATGATATTACCAAGAGACAAACCTTTGACAATGTCCAAAGATGGCTACGCGAACTGAGAGACCATGCTGATTCCAACATCGTGATCATGATGGCCGGAAACAAGGCCGATCTGAACCATCTCCGGGCAGTTTCAGCCGAAGATGCTCAGGTTTTGGCAGAGAAAGAAGGGCTGTCATTTCTCGAGACCTCAGCCTTGGAGGCCTTGAACGTCGAGAAGGCTTTCCAGACCATTTTGCTCGACATTTACCACATCATTAGCAAAAAAGCTTTGGCCGCTCAGGAGGCCGCTTCCACCCCCGGCCTCCCTCACGGCACCACCATCAACGTCGCTAATATCTCAGGCAACTACAACAAGAGAAGTTGTTGCTCTAATTGA